TTGCAgggtgggaaaaaagaaaatgggcagaTTTACCACCCATTACGAAAAATTTCTACGTAGAATCTAAAGCCACAAGCTCGTTGTCTAAAGTTCAAGTAGACCtctggagaaaggaaaattttgaTGTAATGTGTGACGACCTGAAAGATGGTAAAAAGCGCCCCATCCCAAATCCTACCTGTACATTTCAGGATGCTTTCCAACCTTATCCTGAACTTATGAGGAACATTAAAAAAGCAGGTTTTCAAAAGCCAATGCCAATTCAGTCACAGGCGTGGCCAATTATTTTACAAGGAATAGATCTTATTGGAGTTGCCCAAACTGGAACAGGCAAAACTTTGGCCTATTTAATGCCTGGCTTTATTCACCTCAATAATCAACCAATATCGAGAGAGGAAAGGAATGGACCTGGCATGCTAGTCCTTACACCCACTAGAGAATTAGCTCTTCAGGTAGATGCTGAATGTTCTAAGTATTCATACAAAGGTCTTaaaagtatttgtatatatggTTCCAGAAATAGAGAACAACAAATACAAGACCTTACCAAAGGCATAGATATCATTATTGCAACTCCCGGACGACTGAATGATCTGCAAATGAATAACTTAGTCAACTTACGAAGCATAACATACTTAGTCTTAGATGAAGCAGATAAAATGCTAGATCTGGGGTTTGAACACCAGATAATGAAGATCTTATTAGATGTGCGCCCAGATCGGCAGACTGTTATGACAAGTGCAACTTGGCCAGATACCATTCGTCGACTTGCTCAATCTTATTTGAAACAGCCTATGATGGTGTATGTTGGTACTCTGGACCTAGCTGCTGTTAATACCGTGAAGCAAAATGTAATTGTTaccacagaagaagaaaaacgATCTCTTATCCAAGATTTCCTACACAGCCTGTCACCCCAAGACAAAGTCATCGTGTTTGTGAGCAGAAAACTTGTTGCTGATGACTTATCAAGTGATTTAAGCATCCAGGGCATACCAGTGCAATCACT
The Vulpes vulpes isolate BD-2025 chromosome X, VulVul3, whole genome shotgun sequence genome window above contains:
- the DDX53 gene encoding DEAD box protein 53, which translates into the protein MAWAPEHRKADPQPRDHRAYRERGGGGGSNSGSGGGSGRGWSGPSGYVDLRASGTREPPLCFRLRNNMIGVVIGRGGAKIKDIQARTNTKIQIIKGDSEAEVKIFGARDMKAKAKAAIEALVEKQERSSSSESRVESAAPQPSATREFRAESTGGRQVQPLIDWDKIRAEVAGWEKRKWADLPPITKNFYVESKATSSLSKVQVDLWRKENFDVMCDDLKDGKKRPIPNPTCTFQDAFQPYPELMRNIKKAGFQKPMPIQSQAWPIILQGIDLIGVAQTGTGKTLAYLMPGFIHLNNQPISREERNGPGMLVLTPTRELALQVDAECSKYSYKGLKSICIYGSRNREQQIQDLTKGIDIIIATPGRLNDLQMNNLVNLRSITYLVLDEADKMLDLGFEHQIMKILLDVRPDRQTVMTSATWPDTIRRLAQSYLKQPMMVYVGTLDLAAVNTVKQNVIVTTEEEKRSLIQDFLHSLSPQDKVIVFVSRKLVADDLSSDLSIQGIPVQSLHGNREQYDREYALEDFKTGKVKILIATDLASRGLDVNDVTHVYNYDFPCNIEEYVHRVGRTGRAGKTGVSITLITQNDWKIASKLITILKRANQSVPEDLTAMAERYKMHKQKKDTRKKSKSHGKATEFY